In Dromaius novaehollandiae isolate bDroNov1 chromosome 3, bDroNov1.hap1, whole genome shotgun sequence, the following are encoded in one genomic region:
- the ODC1 gene encoding ornithine decarboxylase isoform X1: MSSFSNEEFEFTFLDEGFTAKDILDQKINEVSSSDDKDAFYVADLGDILKKHMRWHKALPRVTPFYAVKCNDSKAVLKTLAALGAGFDCASKTEIQLVQSIGVPPERIIYANPCKQLSQIKHAASSGVQMMTFDSEVELMKVARAHPKAKLVLRITTDDSKAVCRLSVKFGATLKTSRLLLERAKELDLAIVGVSFHVGSGCTDPETFVQAISDARCVFDMGAELGFSMYLLDIGGGFPGSEDVKLKFEEITSVINPALDKYFPSDSGINIIAEPGRYYVASAFTLAVNIIAKKVVLKEQAASDDEDDANDKTLMYYVNDGVYGSFNCILYDHAHVKPVLQKRPKPDDSCYSCSIWGPTCDGLDRIVERFNMPELQVGDWILFENMGAYTVAAASTFNGFQRPTIYYVMSRPAWQLMQQIKEQGFLAEVEEQDVATLPLSCAWESGIEYPANCASASINV, translated from the exons ATGAGCAGCTTCAGCAATGAAGAATTTGAATTCACCTTCCTTGATGAAGGCTTTACTGCCAAGGATATCCTCgaccaaaaaataaatgaagtgtcATCTTCT GATGATAAAGATGCCTTCTATGTTGCTGACCTTGGGGATATTTTAAAGAAGCACATGCGATGGCATAAAGCTCTTCCTCGGGTAACCCCTTTCTATGCTGTAAAATGTAATGATAGCAAAGCTGTATTGAAGACACTTGCTGCTCTTGGTGCAGGATTTGATTGTGCCAGTAAG ACGGAAATACAGCTGGTGCAGAGCATTGGTGTACCTCCTGAGCGAATAATATATGCAAATCCCTGCAAACAACTATCTCAAATCAAGCATGCTGCCAGCAGTGGTGTGCAGATGATGACTTTTGATAGTGAAGTAGAACTAATGAAAGTTGCAAGGGCCCATCCAAAAGCCAA GTTAGTCTTGCGCATCACAACTGATGATTCCAAAGCAGTTTGTCGTCTGAGTGTTAAATTTGGAGCTACCCTTAAGACTAGCAGGCTCCTTCTGGAGCGTGCAAAAGAACTTGACCTTGCCATTGTTGGAGTTAG CTTCCATGTTGGGAGTGGATGTACAGACCCAGAGACCTTTGTTCAAGCCATTTCTGATGCCCGCTGCGTGTTTGATATGGGA GCTGAACTTGGCTTCAGTATGTATCTGCTTGATATTGGTGGTGGCTTCCCTGGTTCTGAAGATGTCAAGCTTAAATTTGAAGAG ATCACAAGTGTAATCAATCCAGCATTGGATAAATACTTTCCCTCGGATTCTGGAATAAATATTATTGCAGAGCCAGGAAGATACTATGTTGCATCAGCTTTCACACTGGCAGTCAACATCATTGCAAAAAAAGTTGTGTTAAAGGAGCAAGCAGCTTCTGATG ATGAAGATGATGCAAATGACAAAACTCTCATGTACTATGTGAATGATGGAGTGTATGGATCATTCAACTGTATCTTGTACGATCATGCACATGTTAAACCAGTTCTGCAAAAG AGACCTAAACCAGATGACAGTTGCTATTCCTGCAGCATATGGGGACCAACGTGTGATGGTCTAGATCGCATTGTTGAGCGTTTCAATATGCCAGAGTTGCAGGTTGGCGATTGGATTCTGTTTGAAAACATGGGTGCCTATACTGTTGCAGCAGCTTCTACTTTCAATGGATTCCAGAGGCCAACAATATACTATGTGATGTCAAGACCAGCATG gcaATTAATGCAACAGATTAAGGAGCAAGGGTTCCTAGCTGAAGTGGAGGAGCAGGATGTTGCTACTTTGCCACTCTCTTGTGCCTGGGAAAGCGGAATTGAATATCCAGCGAATTGTGCTTCAGCTAGTATTAATGTATAG
- the ODC1 gene encoding ornithine decarboxylase isoform X2 has protein sequence MSSFSNEEFEFTFLDEGFTAKDILDQKINEVSSSDDKDAFYVADLGDILKKHMRWHKALPRVTPFYAVKCNDSKAVLKTLAALGAGFDCASKTEIQLVQSIGVPPERIIYANPCKQLSQIKHAASSGVQMMTFDSEVELMKVARAHPKANFHVGSGCTDPETFVQAISDARCVFDMGAELGFSMYLLDIGGGFPGSEDVKLKFEEITSVINPALDKYFPSDSGINIIAEPGRYYVASAFTLAVNIIAKKVVLKEQAASDDEDDANDKTLMYYVNDGVYGSFNCILYDHAHVKPVLQKRPKPDDSCYSCSIWGPTCDGLDRIVERFNMPELQVGDWILFENMGAYTVAAASTFNGFQRPTIYYVMSRPAWQLMQQIKEQGFLAEVEEQDVATLPLSCAWESGIEYPANCASASINV, from the exons ATGAGCAGCTTCAGCAATGAAGAATTTGAATTCACCTTCCTTGATGAAGGCTTTACTGCCAAGGATATCCTCgaccaaaaaataaatgaagtgtcATCTTCT GATGATAAAGATGCCTTCTATGTTGCTGACCTTGGGGATATTTTAAAGAAGCACATGCGATGGCATAAAGCTCTTCCTCGGGTAACCCCTTTCTATGCTGTAAAATGTAATGATAGCAAAGCTGTATTGAAGACACTTGCTGCTCTTGGTGCAGGATTTGATTGTGCCAGTAAG ACGGAAATACAGCTGGTGCAGAGCATTGGTGTACCTCCTGAGCGAATAATATATGCAAATCCCTGCAAACAACTATCTCAAATCAAGCATGCTGCCAGCAGTGGTGTGCAGATGATGACTTTTGATAGTGAAGTAGAACTAATGAAAGTTGCAAGGGCCCATCCAAAAGCCAA CTTCCATGTTGGGAGTGGATGTACAGACCCAGAGACCTTTGTTCAAGCCATTTCTGATGCCCGCTGCGTGTTTGATATGGGA GCTGAACTTGGCTTCAGTATGTATCTGCTTGATATTGGTGGTGGCTTCCCTGGTTCTGAAGATGTCAAGCTTAAATTTGAAGAG ATCACAAGTGTAATCAATCCAGCATTGGATAAATACTTTCCCTCGGATTCTGGAATAAATATTATTGCAGAGCCAGGAAGATACTATGTTGCATCAGCTTTCACACTGGCAGTCAACATCATTGCAAAAAAAGTTGTGTTAAAGGAGCAAGCAGCTTCTGATG ATGAAGATGATGCAAATGACAAAACTCTCATGTACTATGTGAATGATGGAGTGTATGGATCATTCAACTGTATCTTGTACGATCATGCACATGTTAAACCAGTTCTGCAAAAG AGACCTAAACCAGATGACAGTTGCTATTCCTGCAGCATATGGGGACCAACGTGTGATGGTCTAGATCGCATTGTTGAGCGTTTCAATATGCCAGAGTTGCAGGTTGGCGATTGGATTCTGTTTGAAAACATGGGTGCCTATACTGTTGCAGCAGCTTCTACTTTCAATGGATTCCAGAGGCCAACAATATACTATGTGATGTCAAGACCAGCATG gcaATTAATGCAACAGATTAAGGAGCAAGGGTTCCTAGCTGAAGTGGAGGAGCAGGATGTTGCTACTTTGCCACTCTCTTGTGCCTGGGAAAGCGGAATTGAATATCCAGCGAATTGTGCTTCAGCTAGTATTAATGTATAG